Genomic window (Streptomyces cadmiisoli):
CCCCGATGACCCGCCCCGCCATCCCCCACACCCCGCACGACGAGACCCAGGCCCCCCGCGACCTGGTCGGCATCGGCATCGGCCCCTTCAACCTCTCCCTCGCCGCCCTCGCGCACCCCCTCGCCGAACTCGACGCCGTCTTCTACGAACAGCGCCCCACCTTCGACTGGCACCCCGGACTGCTCATCGACGGCGCCACCATCCAGGTGCCGTTCCTCGCCGACCTCGTCACCCTCGCCGACCCCGCCAGCCCCTGGTCCTTCCTCAACTACCTCAAGACCCGGGACCGCCTCTTCCCGTTCTACTTCGCCCAGCAGTTCCACATCCAGCGCGCCGAGTACGACGCCTACTGCCGCTGGGTCGCCGAGAACCTCCCCGGACTCCACTTCCGCCACCAGGTCGACGCCGTCCGCTGGAACCCCGAACGCGACGTCTTCGAAGTCGACTTCACCCGCCTCGACGCCGACGGAGAAGCCGAGTCCCTCGGCCGGACACACACCAGGAACGTCGTCCTCGGCATCGGCACCGAACCCCACGTCCCCGACCCCCTGCGCCCCCTCGTCGACGCACCCGGCGTACCCGTGCTCCACGCCGCCGACTACCTCGCCCACCGCGACACCCTGCTCGCCGCCGAACACGTCACCGTCATCGGCTCAGGACAGTCCGGCGCCGAGATCTTCCTCGACCTGCTGCGCCACCGCCCGCACGGCCGCGAGCAACTGCACTGGCTCGGCCGCACCGAGTCCTTCGCGCCGATGGAGTACTCCAAACTCGGCCTGGAGCACTTCACCCCCGACTACACGCGCTACTTCCACGCGCTCGCCGAACCCGTCCGCGACACACTGGTCACCGCGCAGTGGCAGCTCCACAAGGGCATCGACGCCGGCACCATCGCCGCCGTCCACGACGAGCTCTACCGCCGCACCCTGCACGGCGGCTGGCCCGACGCGGTCCTCACCCCCGGCGTCCGCGTCCGCACCGCCGGCCGCATCGCCACCTCCAAGATCGAACTCCACGTGGAACACACCCAGCAGGGCACCCGCTCCCGGCTCACCACCGACGCCGTCGTCCTCGCCACCGGCTACCGTGAACGCCCCCTCACCCGCCTCCTCGCCGGCCTCGACCCCTACCTGCGCCGCGACAGCCACGACCGGCCCCGCCTCGACGAGGAGTTCCGCCTCCTCCTCGACCCCTCCGTCACCGGCTCGATCCACGTCCAGAACACCGAACTGCACACCCACGGCGTCGGCACCCCCGACCTCGGCCTCGCCGCCTGGCGCAGCGCCACCATCCTCAACGCGCTGACCGGCAAGCAGCCCTACCCCCTGCCGCACCGCACCGCGTTCACCACCTTCGGCCTGGAACAGCACCCGTCCCAGCTCCCGTCCGCACGCCGGCCGAGGACGCTCACCCCCCTGGCGGACGGGATCTGAGCCGCACCGCACGGCACCCCGGTGCTCTACTCCCGCGGCACTAGAACACCGGGGTCCCGTCGCGGGTCAGCCGCCAGCCCACCGAGGCGAAGTCCTTCGGGTCCAGCACACCCTTCGCCGTCACCCACTCCGTGATCCGGGTGCGGATCTCCGTCGACTCCGACCACAGCTCCTGCGCGGACGCCACGTGCGGGAAGGCACCGCCGCCGTTGGCCCGGTAGTTGTTCACCGCGAACACGAACCGCCCGGCATCGTCCAGCGGAGCGCCGCCGTAGGCCAGGTTCACGATCCGCGAACCCGCCGGCCGGGCGATGTCGATCTCGTACGACACACCCGACACATAGTCGTAGTTGTAGTCCGGACGGCCCCCCGCGTTGGTCAGCGCGTCCACGTCGACCACCGCGTCCGGCGCCGTCCGCACGAAGTACTCCGCCGAGTACTCCAGATACGCCCGCAGCTGCGCACCCGTCAGCACCTTGGCGACCAGCGTGTTGTCGTACACGTACAGACTCGACAGGTCCCGGACGGTCACCTCGCCCGCGGGGATCTGCGAGGTGCGGGAGAACGGCGACGCCTGCGCGATCACCGGCAGCGACGCGTGCTCCGTGCCCGCCAGCGCCGCCCTGACCACGTCCTCCTGCACCTTCGTGATCAGATCGATGATCGGCGCGTCCGTGCAGCGGGCCTCGACGGTCGTCAGGGTCTGCGTCGCGGTACCGACGACCTGGTTGACGTACTCCACGACCTTCCGGTGCTCGTCCGACAGCAGCCCGGTGATCCTCGGATCGTCCTCGACCGTGCTGGAGTCGCGCAGCGACGCCCGCACCGACTCGACCCGCCACCCGCCCCGCTCCAGCACCAGCTCGAAGTCGAACAGCGTCAGCCGCTCGGCGTAGCACAGCGGCTCCGAAAGGACCACCGTCCGGCCGGTCCGCTCGTTGGTGACCAGCAGCTCCTCGATCTCCACGTGCGCGTGGCCGACCAGGATCGCGTCGATCCCCGGCACCCGCTGCGCGACCAGCGCCGCCGCGTTCTCGACGTACGGCAGCTGGTCACCGTACGACGACGTGCCGGACGAGCCGCTGTGCGCGGAGACCACCACCACGTCCGCACCCATCGACCGCAGCTTCGGCACCCACTTCGCCGCCTGCTCCTCGAGCCCCGGGAAAGCCAGCCTGCCCTGCACGTACGCCTTGTCCCAGATCGCGATTCCCGGGTTCGTCAGCCCCAGCACCGCCACCTTCACCGGCGGCCCGCCCGGCACCCGGAAGGTCTTCATGAAGTACGGCGGGAAAGCCGGCCGCAGCGTCCGCGCGTCGACCGCGTTCGCGCCGAGCAGCGGGAAGTCGCACTGCTCCTCGAACCTGCGCAGTGTCTCGATGCCGTAGTTGAACTCGTGGTTGCCGAGCGCCACCGCGTCGTAGCCGATCGCGTTCATCGCCTGCGCCATCGGGTGCACGGGACCGCCCTCGGCGGTGATCGGGTCGACCTTGGCGTAGTAGTACGTCAGCGGGGTGCCCTGGATCGTGTCGCCCGCGTCCAGCAGCAGCGTGTTGCGGCGGCCCTTCTCCCGGCGCACCTGGTCGACCAGCGTGGAGATCCGGGCCAGCCCCTGCGCGTTGCCCTGGGCGTCGGAGTACTCCGCGTCCTTGAAGTAGTCCCAGTTGAAGACGCGTCCGTGCAGGTCGGTGGTGCCCATCACGGTGAGCGCGTACCGCTTCGCCGGCCTCGGCCGGCGGCTTCCCCCGACAGCCTGCGCCGCCGGGGCCGCCGCCCCGGCGACCGCCACCCCCGCTCCGGTCACGGCGGACTCCTTCAGGAACTTGCGGCGGTTCAGCGGCATGTCGTGATCTCCTCCGGCGACGCATCGATGACGCGCGTAGACAGCGTGCGTAGATTCTGACCCGGACATGACCACACGCAACAGTCCCGCCGCATTTCGATCCGATGACCCGAACCGCCCACCGAACGGGCCACGGCACACCCCCCGCTGACACAGTGGAACGCATGACCTCACCCACCGCCGACGAACCCCGCCCGCCCGCCGCCCCCCACGGCACCCCCGACGCCCCCCGCCTCGCCGTCCGCGGCGAAGCCCACCTCGAGGTCGACCCCGAGATCGCCCGCATCGGCATCGTCGTCACCGCCCGCGGCCGCGACCGGCGCTCCACCCTCGACGACCTCACCCAGCGCAACACCACCGCCCTCGACCTCGTCAAGTCCTACGGCGAAGCCGTCGAACACATCGAGACCGGCGCCTTCTCCATCACCCCCGAACTCACCGGACACGGCCGCGGCGAACGCGTCCGCAGCTACCACGGCCGCGTCCACATCACCGCCGAGCTGACCGACTTCACCGCCCTCGGCGAACTCACCACCCGACTCGCCGACCTCGACCTCACCCGCGTCGACGGCCCCTGGTGGACCCTGCGCCCCGACTCACCCGCCCACCGGCAGGCACGCCGGCAAGCCGTCCACGACGCCGTACAGCGCGCCCGCGAGTACGCCGAAGCCCTCGGCACCACCCTCGCCGCCCTCGTCGAACTCGCCGACCTCGGAGCCGAAGGCCCCCAGCCCTTCCCCGCCGCCCAGACCGGCCGGATGCGCTCCATGGCCTACGCCGCCACCGCCGAGGACACCACCGCCGCACCCCTCGACCTGGAACCCCAGCGACAACATGTGTACGCCCAGGTCAACGCCCGATTCACGATGGTGCCGCCCCGGCTGTGACCGCCATTTCGAATATCCGCCCCGGGGCGAAATCACCGCCGAAAATGCGCGAGGGCGCCGAAATGCTCATCGGAGCGCCCCACCGCACAATTCAACACTTGTCAACACCCCTTCACGCAAAGGTTGTTGAGTAGTCACGCCCGACCAATTCTCTACCCACCGGTAAGGCCTAGGCTCGAATCATGCGCCGAGCAAAGATCGTCTGTACTCTGGGCCCCGCCACCGACTCGTACGACCAGATCAAAGCCCTGGTCGAAGCCGGAATGGACGTCGCCCGATTCAACCTCAGCCACGGCACCTACGCCGAGCACGAGGAGCGCTACCAGCACGTCCGCAAAGCCGCCGACGAAACAGGCCGAAGCGTCGGTGTCCTCGCCGACCTTCAAGGCCCGAAGATCCGCCTCGGCAGATTCACCGAAGGCCCCGTACTCCTTGAACGCGGCGACACCTTCACCATCACCGTCGAAGACGGCGCCGAAGGCGACCGCCACTCCTGCGGAACCACCTACGAAGGCCTCGCCGCCGACGTCACCCCCGGCGAACGCATCCTCGTCGACGACGGCAAAGTCTGCCTGCAAGTCACCGACGTCGACGGACCCCGCGTCCACACCAAGGTCGTAGAAGGCGGCATCGTCTCCGACCACAAGGGCCTCAACCTGCCCGGCGTCGCCGTCTCCGTCCCCGCGCTGTCCGTCAAGGACCAGTCCGACCTGCGCTGGGCCCTGCGTACCGGATTCGACGTCATCGCCCTGTCCTTCGTCCGCAGCGGCCGCGACATCAGGGACGTCCACCGCATCATGGCCGAGGAGGGCCGCCGCCTCCCGGTCATCGCCAAGGTCGAGAAGCCCCAGGCCGTCGACGCCATCGACGACATCGTCGCCGCCTTCGACGGCATCATGGTGGCCCGCGGCGACCTCGGCGTCGAAATGCCCCTGGAGCAGGTCCCCATCGTCCAGAAGCGCGCGATCAAGCTCGCCCGGCGCAACGCCAAACCGGTCATCGTCGCCACCCAGATGCTCGACTCGATGATCGACAACTCCCGCCCCACCCGCGCCGAGGCCAGCGACGTCGCCAACGCCGTCATCGACGGCACCGACGCCGTGATGCTCTCCGGCGAGACGAGCGTCGGCAAACACCCCGTCGAGACCGTCCGGACCATGGCCAAGATCGTCGAGGCGGCCGAGGAGGACATCCTGGCCAAGGGCCTCCCGCCGCTCACCGAACGCAACAAGCCCCGCACCCAGGGCGGCGCCGTCGCCCGCGCCGCCGCCGAGATGGGCGACTTCCTCGGCGCGAAGTTCCTGGTCGCCTTCACCCAGTCCGGCGACACGGCCCGCCGCCTGTCCCGCTACCGCTCGCCCATCCCCCTCCTCGCCTTCACCTCGGAGCAGGGGACACGCTCGCAACTGAGCCTGACCTGGGGAGCGGAGACCTTCCTCGGTCCCTACGTGGACTCCACCGACGCGATGGTCCACCAGGTGGACGACCTCCTGACCAAGTACGGCCGCTGCCAGAGGGGCGACACCGTGGTCATCACCGCGGGCTCACCCCCCGGAGTGCCCGGCACCACGAACATGGTCCGCGTCCACCACATCGGCGAGAGCACGACGTAGCCGACGGTCTCGATCGGGGTCCTTCGGCGGCGAGGGGACCGTTCAGTGCTTGGAACCCACATGGGCATCCATCAGGCCGACCGAGGCCCTGCGGGCCACCGAGGCATTGAACGGCTCACCGCCGCGCCGCAGAATGCTCCATTCGACACCGACCCGGTCGAGCGCCTGGGTGAAAAGCCGCCGGATGTCGTCCGACTTGTTGGTGAAGAAGTACCGCGGATACTCGTACCGTTTGCGCTCACCGCCGACCGGACGCGTCGTCCAATTGATGACCCGGCATCCGTCCGAATGCACGAGACCAC
Coding sequences:
- a CDS encoding SIMPL domain-containing protein yields the protein MTSPTADEPRPPAAPHGTPDAPRLAVRGEAHLEVDPEIARIGIVVTARGRDRRSTLDDLTQRNTTALDLVKSYGEAVEHIETGAFSITPELTGHGRGERVRSYHGRVHITAELTDFTALGELTTRLADLDLTRVDGPWWTLRPDSPAHRQARRQAVHDAVQRAREYAEALGTTLAALVELADLGAEGPQPFPAAQTGRMRSMAYAATAEDTTAAPLDLEPQRQHVYAQVNARFTMVPPRL
- a CDS encoding lysine N(6)-hydroxylase/L-ornithine N(5)-oxygenase family protein, translated to MTRPAIPHTPHDETQAPRDLVGIGIGPFNLSLAALAHPLAELDAVFYEQRPTFDWHPGLLIDGATIQVPFLADLVTLADPASPWSFLNYLKTRDRLFPFYFAQQFHIQRAEYDAYCRWVAENLPGLHFRHQVDAVRWNPERDVFEVDFTRLDADGEAESLGRTHTRNVVLGIGTEPHVPDPLRPLVDAPGVPVLHAADYLAHRDTLLAAEHVTVIGSGQSGAEIFLDLLRHRPHGREQLHWLGRTESFAPMEYSKLGLEHFTPDYTRYFHALAEPVRDTLVTAQWQLHKGIDAGTIAAVHDELYRRTLHGGWPDAVLTPGVRVRTAGRIATSKIELHVEHTQQGTRSRLTTDAVVLATGYRERPLTRLLAGLDPYLRRDSHDRPRLDEEFRLLLDPSVTGSIHVQNTELHTHGVGTPDLGLAAWRSATILNALTGKQPYPLPHRTAFTTFGLEQHPSQLPSARRPRTLTPLADGI
- a CDS encoding bifunctional metallophosphatase/5'-nucleotidase; translated protein: MPLNRRKFLKESAVTGAGVAVAGAAAPAAQAVGGSRRPRPAKRYALTVMGTTDLHGRVFNWDYFKDAEYSDAQGNAQGLARISTLVDQVRREKGRRNTLLLDAGDTIQGTPLTYYYAKVDPITAEGGPVHPMAQAMNAIGYDAVALGNHEFNYGIETLRRFEEQCDFPLLGANAVDARTLRPAFPPYFMKTFRVPGGPPVKVAVLGLTNPGIAIWDKAYVQGRLAFPGLEEQAAKWVPKLRSMGADVVVVSAHSGSSGTSSYGDQLPYVENAAALVAQRVPGIDAILVGHAHVEIEELLVTNERTGRTVVLSEPLCYAERLTLFDFELVLERGGWRVESVRASLRDSSTVEDDPRITGLLSDEHRKVVEYVNQVVGTATQTLTTVEARCTDAPIIDLITKVQEDVVRAALAGTEHASLPVIAQASPFSRTSQIPAGEVTVRDLSSLYVYDNTLVAKVLTGAQLRAYLEYSAEYFVRTAPDAVVDVDALTNAGGRPDYNYDYVSGVSYEIDIARPAGSRIVNLAYGGAPLDDAGRFVFAVNNYRANGGGAFPHVASAQELWSESTEIRTRITEWVTAKGVLDPKDFASVGWRLTRDGTPVF
- the pyk gene encoding pyruvate kinase encodes the protein MRRAKIVCTLGPATDSYDQIKALVEAGMDVARFNLSHGTYAEHEERYQHVRKAADETGRSVGVLADLQGPKIRLGRFTEGPVLLERGDTFTITVEDGAEGDRHSCGTTYEGLAADVTPGERILVDDGKVCLQVTDVDGPRVHTKVVEGGIVSDHKGLNLPGVAVSVPALSVKDQSDLRWALRTGFDVIALSFVRSGRDIRDVHRIMAEEGRRLPVIAKVEKPQAVDAIDDIVAAFDGIMVARGDLGVEMPLEQVPIVQKRAIKLARRNAKPVIVATQMLDSMIDNSRPTRAEASDVANAVIDGTDAVMLSGETSVGKHPVETVRTMAKIVEAAEEDILAKGLPPLTERNKPRTQGGAVARAAAEMGDFLGAKFLVAFTQSGDTARRLSRYRSPIPLLAFTSEQGTRSQLSLTWGAETFLGPYVDSTDAMVHQVDDLLTKYGRCQRGDTVVITAGSPPGVPGTTNMVRVHHIGESTT